Proteins from a single region of Bdellovibrio bacteriovorus:
- a CDS encoding alpha/beta fold hydrolase gives MRILLVKKHLLILTLALTACATTPKEEFKKASAENKVGSKVGFDAELTQYQYPFPVKFFNFRSQEQDLKMAYMDIPAGRPSAKVIVMLHGKNFPGAYFEQLILGLNQEGYRVIVPDQIGFGKSSKPKNYQYSFQTLALNTKNLLNSLGVEKYFVLGHSMGGMVATRFALMYPDSVTKLFLVNPIGLEDWKTMTSYRSVDDGYKAELASNAEKVKQYQLESYYDGKWKSDYDKWLEIPTGWVQGPDYPVIAWNAALTSDMIFTQPVYYEFKNLKAPTVLIIGDRDRTAIGKAWAPEDIKNKMGNYPVMSQTVAKMIPKSKLITLKGLGHMPFIEDFEAFWKVFVKQI, from the coding sequence ATAAGGATTTTACTCGTGAAGAAACATCTTTTGATTCTCACCCTGGCCCTCACCGCTTGCGCCACAACTCCAAAAGAAGAATTTAAAAAAGCCTCTGCCGAAAACAAAGTCGGCAGCAAGGTCGGCTTTGATGCCGAGCTGACTCAATACCAATACCCTTTCCCGGTGAAGTTTTTTAACTTCCGTTCACAAGAACAAGATTTAAAGATGGCCTATATGGATATCCCAGCCGGACGTCCTTCAGCAAAGGTCATCGTGATGCTGCACGGGAAAAACTTTCCCGGAGCTTACTTTGAACAGTTGATCTTGGGTCTAAACCAAGAAGGTTATCGAGTGATCGTTCCCGACCAAATCGGCTTTGGAAAATCATCAAAACCAAAAAACTATCAATACAGTTTTCAAACCTTGGCTTTAAATACGAAAAATCTATTAAACAGCCTGGGTGTCGAAAAATACTTTGTCTTAGGCCATTCCATGGGCGGCATGGTCGCGACAAGATTTGCATTAATGTATCCCGATAGCGTCACCAAGCTTTTCTTGGTCAACCCTATTGGTCTGGAAGACTGGAAGACGATGACATCTTACCGTTCAGTGGATGATGGCTATAAAGCTGAGCTTGCGAGCAACGCTGAAAAAGTAAAACAGTATCAGCTTGAAAGCTATTACGACGGCAAATGGAAGTCAGACTATGACAAATGGTTAGAGATCCCAACGGGCTGGGTGCAAGGACCCGATTATCCGGTGATTGCTTGGAATGCGGCCCTCACCTCTGACATGATCTTCACTCAACCCGTGTATTATGAATTTAAGAATCTTAAAGCGCCGACGGTTTTAATTATTGGCGATCGCGATCGTACCGCGATTGGCAAAGCTTGGGCGCCCGAAGACATTAAAAACAAAATGGGCAATTACCCGGTGATGAGCCAAACGGTTGCCAAAATGATTCCAAAATCAAAACTGATCACTCTAAAAGGCTTAGGCCATATGCCTTTTATTGAAGACTTTGAGGCATTCTGGAAAGTTTTTGTTAAGCAAATATAG
- a CDS encoding FliG C-terminal domain-containing protein, producing the protein MLDRYKKKGGFYQLLQLLETSPTAKREQFLKLIEAESPAWEEALRKRVLTVNRVYGWESQYLVEIFSRIQPLTLANALHGSPQEQVDQLLGCLPPISKRKITDLMAESNPSPGEKSSCIVRLLSEVRGFVSQGIIRLEKVDPELHVPENIEEVLNASGFAVPSFEYETGKKDSAPHVAAEPEPGASPAHAAMLQENEFLKRKVNQLVAEVNTLKNENSILKDKLSQIKKIA; encoded by the coding sequence ATGTTAGACAGATACAAAAAAAAGGGCGGCTTTTATCAACTTCTCCAATTGCTGGAGACTTCTCCGACAGCCAAGCGCGAGCAATTCCTCAAATTAATTGAGGCAGAAAGCCCGGCTTGGGAAGAAGCTTTGCGTAAGCGCGTGCTGACAGTAAATCGCGTGTATGGGTGGGAGTCACAATATCTTGTAGAGATCTTTTCGCGCATCCAGCCATTAACTTTGGCAAATGCCCTGCACGGAAGTCCTCAAGAACAGGTCGATCAGCTTTTAGGTTGTTTACCCCCAATTTCAAAACGTAAGATCACCGATCTGATGGCAGAGTCAAATCCTTCACCGGGTGAGAAATCTAGCTGTATCGTGCGTCTGCTTTCAGAAGTGCGGGGCTTTGTATCTCAAGGAATCATTCGTTTAGAAAAAGTGGACCCCGAACTTCATGTCCCAGAAAATATTGAAGAGGTGCTTAATGCTAGCGGCTTTGCCGTGCCATCATTTGAGTATGAGACAGGCAAAAAAGATTCCGCACCGCATGTTGCAGCTGAACCTGAACCGGGCGCGTCGCCGGCCCATGCAGCGATGTTACAAGAAAATGAATTCTTAAAACGTAAAGTGAACCAGCTCGTCGCGGAAGTGAATACGTTGAAAAACGAAAATTCGATTCTTAAAGACAAACTGTCTCAAATTAAGAAAATTGCGTGA
- a CDS encoding alpha/beta hydrolase family protein, which produces MTSKISIAVGVLLSISLVAKAEDVESEFYRELAARSGVKMEQPAARGIFSSPPSDGLSLGDISPGCDPRRFEDSVIGKKISNKQYYSLAKKYFEKCGAELSAHGSKGLMGLLKFSYVNYPFLQNPLIKKVQLKIDGAIIPGILALKADPRPRPFVIVRCGVFCSADEGTSMKSFMMHLFDQSPFNVLLIANQTGEDYVTTNGKVSMGGWTEGYETLAVGKWLIEKSEYRDRISSLHMMGISLGGNGAVIGAAFNDKYYLDNGRKVFNSVTAICPVVTLRPTLDYLYGNGLVGVVFSEMTRKHFKNTRYAVKDVPELLTDDKIPWAARSMPAFIGTLGSAALNKRGVASTPDSFFKSNNFWNLKEEVKTPLMLWASKDDIVVNEKINTAVVASNSVYEKSDYVGAISVPYGTHCAFSTAYGDQASAALLRSFVLNNSPEFIDSYDTKQSQTWTFGFDKMSSSVQHLNQKWTFVANQKLVKVDFKLFLSKADNSCAVGPQKATSAVCFQTKTRWVSISALKDLGARVPKTDIEAQALSREFNTKVEFRVKTGPLNGTNKSDFFMTWRNHFE; this is translated from the coding sequence ATGACATCAAAGATTAGCATCGCTGTGGGCGTTCTGTTATCTATTTCATTAGTGGCTAAAGCCGAAGACGTTGAGTCTGAATTTTATCGCGAACTGGCAGCACGATCTGGTGTGAAAATGGAGCAGCCGGCGGCCCGCGGAATTTTTTCCAGTCCCCCATCTGATGGATTAAGTCTTGGTGATATCTCTCCGGGATGTGACCCACGACGTTTTGAAGACAGTGTCATCGGGAAAAAAATCAGCAATAAGCAATATTACAGCTTAGCGAAAAAATATTTCGAAAAGTGTGGGGCCGAATTAAGTGCCCATGGCTCCAAAGGCCTGATGGGTTTACTTAAGTTTTCATACGTGAATTATCCATTTTTACAAAATCCTTTGATAAAGAAAGTACAGCTTAAAATAGACGGGGCGATCATCCCGGGGATTTTGGCGTTGAAGGCCGATCCACGTCCACGTCCATTTGTGATTGTTCGTTGTGGAGTTTTCTGTTCAGCAGATGAAGGCACGTCGATGAAAAGTTTCATGATGCATTTGTTTGATCAATCTCCTTTTAACGTTCTACTGATTGCCAATCAGACGGGTGAAGATTATGTCACTACGAATGGCAAAGTCAGCATGGGCGGATGGACGGAAGGGTATGAGACCCTAGCTGTGGGTAAGTGGTTGATTGAAAAGTCTGAATACCGAGATCGTATATCAAGCTTACATATGATGGGTATCAGCTTGGGTGGAAATGGGGCCGTGATTGGGGCGGCGTTCAATGATAAATACTATTTAGATAATGGTCGTAAGGTCTTTAACTCGGTCACGGCGATTTGTCCGGTGGTCACATTGCGTCCCACCTTGGACTATCTTTACGGTAACGGTTTAGTGGGCGTGGTGTTTTCGGAAATGACACGTAAACATTTTAAAAATACACGCTACGCCGTCAAAGATGTTCCAGAGCTTTTAACAGATGATAAGATTCCTTGGGCGGCCCGCAGTATGCCGGCCTTTATTGGAACCTTGGGATCAGCGGCCCTGAATAAACGGGGCGTGGCAAGTACCCCGGATTCATTCTTTAAGAGCAATAACTTTTGGAACCTAAAAGAAGAAGTAAAAACTCCCTTGATGCTGTGGGCATCAAAAGATGACATTGTCGTAAATGAAAAAATTAATACGGCGGTTGTTGCCTCAAATAGTGTTTATGAGAAATCAGATTACGTCGGGGCGATCAGCGTTCCTTATGGCACGCACTGTGCGTTTTCGACAGCTTATGGGGACCAAGCTTCTGCGGCTCTTCTAAGAAGTTTTGTTCTTAATAACAGCCCAGAATTTATAGACTCTTATGACACCAAACAGTCACAAACTTGGACATTTGGTTTTGATAAGATGAGTTCATCAGTGCAGCATCTAAATCAAAAGTGGACTTTTGTAGCCAACCAAAAGTTAGTGAAAGTTGATTTTAAACTCTTCTTAAGTAAGGCGGACAATTCTTGTGCGGTCGGACCTCAAAAGGCAACGTCGGCAGTTTGTTTCCAGACGAAAACTCGTTGGGTTTCGATCTCGGCCTTAAAAGATTTGGGTGCTCGTGTACCAAAGACGGACATTGAAGCGCAAGCTCTGTCGCGAGAGTTTAACACCAAGGTGGAATTTAGAGTGAAAACCGGCCCTCTTAATGGTACCAATAAATCAGACTTCTTTATGACGTGGAGAAACCATTTTGAATGA
- a CDS encoding pyroglutamyl-peptidase I: MNDRVLVTGFKPFLGETINPSEVLLEEIRKDFAVSKNVDTLVLPVSFGKAFAVLEEQLNKKSYRYVFLLGQAGDRDKVCFERVGLNWIETQKPDEDGFTPQQGPIAAQEAPALFSRLPLSEWSDALRAQGLPVKVSLSAGGYVCNQVYFKALQKLQSETGAGVVFIHVPYLPEQVQNKAPGTPFLDLETQKKTLYSVLNRYVK, translated from the coding sequence TTGAATGATCGAGTTTTAGTGACCGGGTTCAAACCTTTCTTGGGTGAAACTATAAATCCAAGTGAAGTCCTTCTTGAAGAGATCAGGAAGGATTTTGCCGTTTCAAAGAATGTAGATACGTTGGTTTTACCGGTGTCCTTTGGCAAAGCCTTTGCGGTGCTAGAAGAACAGCTCAACAAAAAATCTTATCGCTATGTGTTTTTGTTAGGGCAAGCGGGTGATCGTGACAAAGTCTGCTTTGAACGCGTGGGTTTGAACTGGATTGAAACACAGAAGCCTGATGAAGATGGGTTTACCCCGCAGCAGGGGCCGATTGCGGCTCAAGAAGCTCCGGCCCTTTTTTCGCGCCTTCCGCTAAGTGAGTGGAGTGATGCTTTGCGCGCTCAAGGTTTACCGGTAAAGGTGTCTTTAAGTGCGGGTGGTTATGTGTGTAATCAGGTGTATTTTAAGGCGCTACAAAAGCTTCAATCCGAGACCGGGGCGGGCGTGGTATTTATTCATGTACCGTATTTGCCCGAGCAGGTGCAAAACAAGGCCCCGGGAACTCCCTTCCTGGACCTAGAAACCCAGAAAAAGACCCTCTATTCCGTTTTAAATCGATACGTAAAATAA
- a CDS encoding Spy/CpxP family protein refolding chaperone: MKLSRLIMVLIATTGISSTALARGEGRGGEHGHGRDELAIEKQFSMEKLKKLDLTKEQKEKLKDLREAHKNDAEKLREELKAAKKSFKEALRSNASKEDVVKLYEAMMGKKLQVGKARITGLLEAREVLTPAQREKLFENKEKE, from the coding sequence ATGAAACTTTCAAGGCTTATCATGGTTCTTATCGCCACAACCGGAATTTCAAGCACCGCCCTAGCTCGTGGGGAGGGTCGTGGCGGCGAACACGGGCACGGACGAGATGAACTGGCGATCGAAAAGCAGTTCAGCATGGAAAAACTTAAAAAACTGGATCTTACAAAAGAACAAAAAGAGAAGTTAAAAGATCTGCGCGAAGCCCATAAAAATGATGCTGAAAAATTGCGTGAAGAACTTAAAGCCGCCAAGAAAAGTTTCAAAGAAGCTTTGCGCTCTAACGCCAGCAAAGAGGACGTGGTGAAATTGTACGAAGCGATGATGGGTAAAAAACTCCAAGTGGGAAAAGCCCGCATCACGGGGCTGTTGGAAGCTCGTGAGGTTTTAACGCCCGCGCAACGTGAAAAGCTCTTTGAAAATAAAGAAAAAGAATAA
- a CDS encoding RNA polymerase sigma factor, whose amino-acid sequence MSLHSPEEFKKFYEEHAPKVRGMLFRLVGEQSLSDLTQEAFLKAWEHRDKFRGDAEASTWLYRISYNCAVDYLRKNRNKQMPADVEVSATSQEEELSGREIVDLLLRSLDIEQRAVVILFYFEDQGIKEISESLSIPEGTVKSRLNHARQKMNEFLTKKGVAQ is encoded by the coding sequence GTGAGTCTGCACTCTCCCGAAGAATTTAAAAAATTTTACGAAGAACATGCTCCGAAAGTGCGGGGCATGCTTTTTCGTTTGGTGGGAGAGCAATCATTGAGCGATCTTACTCAGGAAGCTTTTTTAAAGGCTTGGGAGCATCGAGACAAATTTCGGGGGGACGCCGAAGCATCTACGTGGCTTTACCGTATTTCTTACAACTGCGCTGTTGATTATTTAAGAAAAAATAGAAATAAACAAATGCCCGCGGATGTGGAAGTGTCGGCGACATCTCAGGAGGAAGAACTTTCTGGCCGAGAGATTGTGGATTTGCTTTTACGTTCGTTGGATATAGAACAACGGGCCGTGGTGATATTGTTTTATTTTGAAGATCAGGGAATTAAAGAGATTTCAGAAAGCCTTTCGATTCCCGAGGGAACCGTCAAATCCCGGTTAAATCATGCACGACAAAAAATGAATGAGTTTTTAACTAAGAAAGGAGTCGCACAGTGA
- a CDS encoding OmpA family protein, which yields MKKFILATLLCAATSAYAQDTTTSALEFSREETATRPAGLLPFLGFGGGYTGYENIAEVEGTPATIKLLGSYYFDAPAVIDLGYGANNQQFSSNNAAETAITDGALELAIRYRWDKWQAGVIGNQFYNQGQYYSADQADAHFAGLQVLREFNMTPSWLARVGARAQSLTNNTDGNVMMYLVDLQLGWNPGAYKPSVSQSPVAATETVMEEDDMLVEETPSEPARPVAAVVPEPALRDVSYAALAGGTAINFDTSRTALNSADQQKLNQVAKVLADNSDLYERVEVHGYTDATGSSEINQRISQQRAESVSSILKRNGVNDVVAMGKGSAESTGSMQSDRRAELVFIGVKDEAKLQEALSQIQ from the coding sequence ATGAAAAAGTTTATTTTAGCCACTTTGTTATGCGCAGCCACATCGGCCTACGCACAGGATACAACAACCAGCGCCCTTGAGTTCTCCCGCGAAGAGACGGCCACAAGACCGGCTGGGCTTTTGCCATTCTTAGGTTTTGGTGGAGGTTATACGGGTTATGAAAATATCGCCGAAGTGGAAGGGACACCGGCCACGATCAAACTCTTAGGTTCTTATTATTTTGATGCCCCTGCCGTCATCGACCTCGGTTACGGAGCGAATAACCAGCAATTCTCATCAAACAACGCTGCAGAGACGGCCATCACCGACGGCGCCTTGGAACTAGCTATCCGCTATCGTTGGGATAAATGGCAAGCCGGCGTGATCGGAAACCAGTTCTATAACCAAGGTCAATACTACTCGGCAGACCAAGCAGATGCTCACTTTGCTGGCTTGCAAGTTCTTAGAGAATTCAACATGACCCCAAGCTGGTTAGCGCGTGTCGGTGCCCGTGCCCAGTCACTCACTAACAATACAGATGGTAACGTCATGATGTACCTTGTGGACCTACAACTTGGTTGGAATCCTGGCGCCTATAAACCATCTGTCAGCCAAAGCCCTGTAGCGGCCACGGAAACTGTCATGGAAGAAGATGACATGCTCGTTGAGGAAACTCCCTCGGAACCAGCTCGCCCCGTAGCGGCCGTCGTCCCAGAACCTGCTTTACGTGATGTAAGTTATGCAGCGCTTGCGGGTGGCACAGCGATCAATTTCGACACATCAAGAACAGCTTTAAATTCAGCGGATCAGCAAAAGCTTAATCAAGTGGCTAAAGTCTTAGCCGACAACAGTGATCTTTATGAACGCGTGGAAGTTCACGGTTATACAGATGCTACGGGTTCTTCTGAGATCAACCAACGCATTTCGCAACAACGTGCGGAATCAGTGAGCTCAATTCTAAAAAGAAATGGCGTTAACGATGTCGTAGCAATGGGTAAAGGTTCTGCCGAATCTACAGGCTCAATGCAAAGCGACCGTCGTGCGGAATTAGTATTTATCGGGGTTAAAGATGAAGCGAAACTTCAAGAGGCTCTTTCTCAAATCCAATAG
- a CDS encoding TolC family protein gives MKYYVVFVIALFSVGTAVAQTAISPENLESLLKEKNTRVSAAKLNVEAAESRTGYLGRSFIPSVDLYASQESFKMGQAEQKNQPTYGAEVRLNLFNGGADRLENDVRHLEVSKRGFQSQKTVAEELLKARNLYWQMSFLTKKKELLGKTLDLNSSNLQGALKRIRSGVATDSDRFEFEMKDVDLRRELKQTDLELQNLSQEMNLILNLPPDNGYKLTQELGHEHEFIKELKPQEGQNSFWYLEQQTEAEQKTLSAQQSGRSLWPKLEAFAGYNQYNEREKEYPESSDRTESVVGLRLRLNLADGFTALQDSSSYKKQALAEQRLAEFQKNSLSVALENETRRLHFLHDQVHEAEENINRAERYYKLTQSEYARGVKNSPDVLGAAEKLYERRHKYFEILRDFQLSRSQALAVLGK, from the coding sequence ATGAAGTATTATGTTGTATTCGTGATAGCTCTCTTTTCTGTGGGGACCGCGGTTGCCCAAACCGCGATTTCGCCAGAAAATTTGGAATCGCTTTTAAAGGAAAAAAACACCCGCGTTTCTGCCGCCAAGCTGAATGTCGAAGCCGCAGAATCTCGCACAGGGTATTTAGGACGCTCGTTCATTCCCAGCGTTGATCTTTATGCAAGCCAAGAAAGTTTTAAAATGGGCCAAGCAGAACAAAAAAACCAGCCCACCTATGGCGCTGAAGTTCGCTTGAACCTGTTTAATGGCGGTGCTGACAGACTTGAAAACGACGTTCGTCATTTAGAAGTTTCTAAGCGCGGGTTTCAATCGCAAAAAACCGTCGCCGAAGAACTTCTCAAAGCGAGAAATCTTTATTGGCAGATGTCTTTTTTAACCAAGAAAAAAGAACTGCTGGGTAAGACTTTGGATTTAAATAGTTCCAATCTACAAGGAGCCTTGAAGCGCATCCGCAGTGGTGTCGCCACCGATTCAGATCGGTTTGAATTTGAAATGAAAGATGTCGATCTGCGCCGTGAACTCAAGCAAACAGATTTAGAACTTCAAAATCTATCTCAAGAAATGAATTTGATTTTGAATCTGCCGCCTGACAACGGCTATAAACTGACGCAAGAATTAGGTCATGAACATGAGTTTATCAAAGAGCTTAAGCCTCAAGAGGGTCAAAATTCTTTTTGGTATCTGGAGCAGCAAACGGAAGCCGAACAAAAAACTCTTTCAGCTCAACAGTCCGGAAGAAGCTTGTGGCCCAAATTAGAGGCTTTCGCCGGATACAATCAGTACAATGAGCGCGAGAAAGAATATCCGGAATCTTCAGATCGTACCGAATCCGTGGTCGGTTTACGCTTGCGTCTGAATTTAGCCGATGGCTTTACGGCCCTTCAAGATTCCTCGTCTTATAAAAAGCAAGCCCTGGCCGAACAAAGACTTGCGGAGTTTCAAAAGAACTCTCTTTCAGTCGCTCTTGAAAACGAAACAAGACGTCTTCATTTTCTGCACGATCAAGTGCATGAAGCCGAAGAAAATATCAATCGGGCGGAAAGATATTACAAGCTCACGCAATCCGAATACGCGCGTGGAGTTAAAAACTCTCCGGACGTTTTAGGAGCCGCAGAAAAGCTTTACGAACGCCGCCACAAGTACTTTGAAATTTTAAGAGACTTCCAGCTGTCTCGATCTCAAGCTCTGGCCGTCTTAGGAAAATAA
- a CDS encoding efflux RND transporter permease subunit: MLNALIRWALLHRLAVVASACLLLVYGVLTLQKLPIDIFPDITKPTVVVMTEAHGMAPEEVETRVTLPLESFLTGMPGMDRIRSQSGIGLSVIYLEFKWDTDIYRLRQIVQERLTLAEERMPPDITPTMAPIGSLLGQIQQIAVTSKDQKISPLQLRDIAEWNLRPRLMTIPGVSNVISIGGGLKQYQIQVSAEKLNRYQLSMDAVDGQLTRISQNTTGGFLESDGKEKLVRNIGVVESVEDIRKTFVGLHFGRPVLVGDIAEVHEAPRLKRGDGSFNGGPAVIMTVLKQPGADTVTITRAIEKAVEELRPSLPTELIINTDVFKQAHFIEASINGIQGKLKLGTILVFVVLFIFLANMRMSVITLTAIPVSFICAFIVFKIFGLTVNTMTLGGLAIAIGELVDDSIVDVENVFRRLRENAKAAMPQPLLKVIYEASSEIRNSIVLATVIIALVFIPLFTLDGLEGRLFAPLGIAYLTALGASLLVSLTLTPVLCSFLLKGSLKEHHDTWLVTKLKNWDRKILEWSLPRSSVTLGAAVVVLVGALSLVPFMGKDFLPHFNEGTAMVALSAPPGVNLTESNERGLLAEQIMLSIPEVKSVSRRTGRAEMDEHAMGVNVSEIDVDFHPTGRPRDVVLNNIRDEIKKQIPDVSVNVGQPISHLIDHMLSGVNAAVAVKVFGPDLATLQEKSFEIEEAIEKIPGLVDLRVEQQGLIPQVKIFVMREDAAKFGLSPGDITELLETALNGKTVTHILEETRSYEVFLQYDQRSRADLDALKRTILKIMPDGRRVTLNEVADVYEASGPNEINREDNQRRMIISANVSKRDLAGVVEEIRSVIEESVQLPQGYFIVYDGQFKSQKSATRTLLLYSMISILGIVLVLYSHFRSKMMTAQILATIPLAFIGGLILLFFTDRTLTVASLVGFITLCGVTARNSIMMISHYLHLMKFEGESFSKEMIIRGSQERLVPVLMTALVTSLALLPLVLAKGEPGSEILHPVAVVVVGGLISSSLLDIVVTPALFYRFGKKASEKYVSHVEKDVL, translated from the coding sequence ATGTTAAATGCATTAATTCGTTGGGCTTTGCTGCACCGTTTGGCCGTTGTTGCAAGTGCCTGTCTTTTACTTGTGTATGGTGTTCTCACCTTACAAAAACTCCCCATTGATATTTTTCCGGATATCACCAAGCCTACAGTCGTTGTCATGACGGAAGCACATGGAATGGCACCAGAGGAAGTTGAAACGCGCGTGACACTTCCTTTAGAGTCATTCTTAACCGGAATGCCCGGAATGGATCGCATCCGTTCTCAGTCCGGCATTGGTCTTTCCGTTATTTATTTAGAATTTAAATGGGATACCGACATCTATCGCCTGCGCCAAATCGTGCAAGAGCGATTGACCTTGGCAGAGGAAAGAATGCCTCCCGATATCACTCCCACGATGGCACCCATTGGTTCCTTACTCGGCCAAATTCAGCAGATCGCCGTTACATCGAAAGATCAAAAGATTTCGCCGTTACAACTCCGTGATATCGCGGAATGGAACCTACGTCCTCGTTTAATGACGATACCGGGGGTTTCCAACGTGATTTCTATCGGTGGCGGATTAAAACAATATCAAATCCAAGTGTCGGCTGAAAAACTAAATCGCTATCAACTGTCCATGGACGCGGTCGACGGTCAGCTCACCCGTATCAGTCAAAATACGACGGGCGGATTTTTAGAATCTGATGGCAAAGAAAAACTTGTGCGCAACATCGGCGTTGTTGAATCTGTTGAGGATATTCGCAAAACTTTCGTGGGCTTGCACTTTGGCCGTCCCGTTTTGGTGGGCGATATCGCCGAAGTTCACGAAGCTCCACGTTTAAAACGAGGCGATGGCAGCTTTAACGGCGGCCCGGCCGTGATCATGACGGTGTTAAAACAACCAGGAGCGGACACCGTCACGATCACTCGCGCTATTGAAAAAGCAGTGGAAGAGCTTCGCCCCTCCTTGCCAACAGAGTTGATCATCAATACCGACGTCTTTAAGCAGGCCCATTTTATCGAAGCCTCGATCAACGGCATTCAAGGAAAATTAAAACTGGGAACTATTTTAGTTTTTGTAGTTCTTTTTATTTTCTTGGCCAATATGCGCATGTCGGTGATTACGCTGACGGCGATTCCGGTCTCGTTCATTTGCGCTTTCATCGTGTTTAAAATATTTGGCTTAACCGTAAACACGATGACTTTAGGTGGTTTGGCTATTGCCATTGGGGAACTTGTCGATGACTCCATCGTGGATGTCGAAAACGTCTTTCGACGCCTCCGTGAAAATGCCAAAGCAGCGATGCCGCAGCCACTATTAAAAGTCATTTACGAAGCCTCTAGCGAGATTCGTAATTCAATTGTACTAGCGACCGTGATCATTGCCTTGGTCTTTATTCCCCTGTTCACGTTAGATGGTCTAGAAGGACGTTTGTTTGCCCCCTTGGGGATCGCCTATTTAACGGCACTGGGGGCATCGCTCTTAGTTTCTTTGACACTGACTCCGGTGTTGTGTTCATTTTTACTTAAAGGTTCATTGAAAGAACATCACGACACCTGGCTTGTCACAAAGTTAAAAAACTGGGATCGTAAAATCCTAGAATGGAGCTTACCACGCAGTTCAGTCACCTTGGGTGCGGCGGTGGTGGTTTTGGTTGGCGCCCTTTCCTTGGTCCCTTTTATGGGAAAAGATTTTCTGCCGCACTTTAACGAGGGCACAGCAATGGTGGCGTTATCAGCTCCCCCAGGAGTGAATTTGACCGAGTCTAATGAGCGCGGTCTTTTAGCCGAACAAATCATGCTGTCCATTCCAGAAGTAAAATCGGTTTCTCGCCGCACAGGTCGTGCCGAGATGGATGAACATGCGATGGGCGTGAACGTCAGTGAAATTGATGTTGATTTTCATCCCACGGGTCGACCACGGGATGTTGTCTTAAATAATATCCGCGATGAAATCAAAAAACAGATTCCTGACGTCAGCGTGAATGTCGGACAACCTATTTCGCATCTCATTGACCATATGTTGTCCGGAGTTAATGCCGCCGTCGCCGTGAAAGTCTTTGGCCCGGATCTAGCGACTTTGCAGGAAAAATCTTTTGAGATCGAAGAAGCCATCGAAAAAATTCCTGGCTTAGTCGATTTGCGGGTTGAACAGCAAGGCTTGATTCCTCAAGTAAAAATCTTTGTCATGCGTGAAGATGCCGCGAAATTTGGCTTAAGCCCGGGGGATATCACGGAACTTTTAGAGACCGCCCTCAACGGAAAAACGGTCACGCATATTTTAGAAGAAACGCGGTCTTATGAAGTCTTCTTACAATACGACCAAAGATCCCGCGCTGATCTAGACGCCCTAAAACGCACGATTTTGAAGATTATGCCCGACGGCCGACGGGTGACCTTAAATGAAGTCGCCGACGTGTATGAAGCCAGCGGTCCCAATGAAATCAACCGCGAGGACAATCAACGCCGCATGATCATCAGTGCTAATGTCAGCAAGCGCGATCTCGCCGGCGTCGTGGAAGAAATTCGCTCGGTCATTGAAGAATCGGTCCAACTGCCGCAAGGATATTTCATCGTCTATGATGGACAGTTTAAAAGTCAGAAGTCTGCAACCAGAACGCTCTTACTGTATTCAATGATTTCTATATTAGGAATCGTCTTAGTTCTTTACAGTCATTTCCGTTCAAAAATGATGACGGCGCAGATTTTAGCGACCATTCCGTTAGCCTTTATCGGCGGGTTGATTTTGCTTTTCTTTACGGATCGCACCCTCACCGTGGCCAGCCTTGTGGGATTTATCACTTTGTGTGGTGTCACCGCGCGAAACTCAATCATGATGATTTCGCATTATTTGCACCTCATGAAATTTGAAGGCGAAAGCTTCTCAAAAGAAATGATCATTCGCGGCTCGCAAGAGCGCCTGGTGCCCGTATTGATGACAGCTCTAGTGACCTCGTTGGCCCTTTTGCCATTGGTTTTAGCCAAAGGTGAACCAGGCAGTGAGATCTTACATCCCGTGGCCGTCGTGGTCGTCGGAGGTCTGATCAGCTCCAGTCTTTTAGATATCGTTGTAACCCCGGCCTTATTTTATCGTTTTGGCAAAAAGGCCTCAGAAAAATATGTATCGCACGTAGAAAAGGATGTTTTATGA